The genomic DNA GCCAAAATGGGGATAGATGCCACCAGAAAGTGGCCGGCCGAGGGTCATCCCCGGGAATGGCCGGCAGATATTGTGATGAGTGAGGATATTAAGGCCCTGGTAGACAGGAAGTGGAAAGAGTATGGCTTCTAAACTAAAAATTTTTTTACAGATGATTAAGTTTGAGCATACAGTATTCGCTTTACCCTTTGCCTATATCGGGGCATTGTTAACCGAACAGCGGATTCCTGCCCCGCATCATATTATTTGGATTACCTTAGCCATGGTGGGGGCCCGGACCGCTGCCATGTCTTTTAACAGATTGGTGGATCGCCGCATTGATGCCAAAAACCCCCGTACGGCGGGACGAGCGCTGCCCAGAGGATTATTGGGAGTAACCGAGGTATGGATTTATATACTGTTATCCTTTGGGTTGCTGGCAGTATCTGCCTACAATTTAAGCCCGCTGGCCTTTAAATTATTTCCCGTGGCAGTTTTTGCCCTGAGTTTTTACTCATATACCAAAAGATTTACCTGGACCTGTCATTTTTGGTGTGGTATTGCCTTGGGGTTGGCTCCTTTGGGGGCCTGGGTAGCCATTACCGACAGTTTTCATCCGGCGCCCATCCTGTTGGGTATTGGCGTTTTGCTATGGGTGGCGGGTTTTGACATTATCTATGCCTGTGATGATTATGACTTTGACCGGCGGGAAGGAATTTTTTCCATTCCGGCTCGGTTTGGCATCAAGAATGCCCTCAGGATCTCTACCATTGTCCATGTGCTGGCACCCCTGTGCTTTTTAGCGGTGGGCCTGTTGTTGAATTTAGGTCTGTTTTATTTTATGGGCGTGGTTATAGCGTGCGGTTTGCTGGCCTACCAACATATCCTGGTAACTCCGGAGGATCTTTCCAGGACCGGGGTGGCCTTCTTCCAGTTAAACGGTACCTTAAGTGTGATGATGTTTATTTGCACGGTAGCTGACATATTGCTTCCTTAATACCGGAAATGCGGCCGGTAAGGAAAGGAGAAAGTTATGCATACTTTTTTGGCAAACCATGAGTTAGCAGATATCGAGGCAAAGGTGACAGCAGGTGAAAGGTTAAGCAGGGAAGACGGCATCCGCCTTTATCGTTCGCCTGATTTATTGTTCATCGGTTATCTGGCGAACTTGGTAAGAACGCGCAAGAACGGTAACAAAACCTATTTTAACGTTAACCGGCATATTAATCATACCAACGTTTGCAAGAATCTTTGCCAGCTTTGCGCCTTTGGCCGTAAAGCTGAAGACCCGGGGGCTTATACTTTGTCCCTTGATGAAGTGGAAGCCAAGGCCAGGGAGTGTCACGGTTTAAAAATTTCAGAAATACACATCGTGGGCGGGCTTAACCCGGAGCTTAAACTGGATTACTACCTGGCTATGCTGCGGCGTGTCCGTACCGCGGCTCCCAACGCCGCTATAAAGGCCTTTACTGCGGTGGAAATTGATTACCTGGCAACATTGCATAATATGTCCCTGACGGATGTCATTAAGGCATTGCGGGAAGCCGGCCTGGACTCTTTACCCGGTGGCGGTGCCGAGATTTTTGCACAGCGGGTACGGGATATTATTTGCTCCCAAAAAATCAGTGCCCGTCGTTGGTTGGAAGTTCATGCAGCGGCTCATGGTTTGGGGATGAAGACTAATGCCACCATGCTTTACGGGCATGTAGAAACCATTGAAGAAAGAATAGATCACCTGATTCAGTTGCGCCTGTTGCAGGACCGGACCGGTGGATTTTTAGCCTTTATACCGCTGGCCTTTCACCCCCGGAATACCGCTTTGGCTGACCATAACCTGTCTTTGACAACCGGCTTTGATGACTTAAAAACCCTGGCCATTGCCAGGTTGATGCTGGATAATTTTGATCACATCAAAGCCTATTGGGTAATGCTGGGTCCCAAAATTGCCCAGGTAGCTTTGCATTTTGGTGCCGATGATTTAGACGGCACGGTTGTAGAAGAAAAAATTGTTCACGAAGCCGGTGCGGCAACAGCTCAAATGATGGCAAAAAGCAGATTGATAAATTTAATTAAGTCGGCAGGCAAGGAACCAGTTGAAAGAGATACCCTGTATAACGTTATTGAGGAGGGTTTTTAGTGGCCAGAATAAGGTTGGGGCAGGTGGATTACCTGAACACTTTACCGGTTTTCCATGCTTTTGAGGAAGGTTTGCTGCCCTTTAACGGTGAGCTGGTGAAGGGACCGCCCACCATGTTAAACCAAATGCTTTCTGCGGGCCGGTTAGAGGTAGCCTCTATATCATCTGTTGAATATGCCAGGCATATTGACAAGTATATGATTTTGCCCCGGTTATCGGTAAGTGCTGACGGGCCGGTGAAAAGCATTTTATTATTCAGCCATAACTCTGTTACCGAGTTGGACGGCAAGAAGGTTTGCCTGACATCTTCTTCTGCCACTGCAGTGGCTCTGTTAAAGGTGCTTTTTGATCACTATTATCATGTAGAAGCTAATTTTGTCACCATGCCGCCGAATCTGGATAACATGATGGCAGAAGGAGACGCTGCCTTGTTAATCGGTGATGATGCCATGCGGGCGCATCTCAGGGTTGTGCAAGAACAATTACCTTATCATGTAACAGACCTGGGAGAGGTCTGGAAGCAATTTACCGGCGAAAGAATGGTCTATGCCTTATGGATAGTGCGCAAGGATTTTGCCAGGGAATACCCGGCAGAGGTACAGGCCCTTTGCGGCATGCTGGCGGAAGCCAAACGCATAGCGGGAGAAAACATGCCGGCACTGCTGGAAAAAAGCAGACGCCGTACCGGCATGCCGCTGGAGTACCTGGAGGAATACTTTAAAACCATAAACAATGAATTTGAGGCAGATCATCGCAGGGCCCTGCTTACCTATTATGACTACTGTTATAAAAGCGGTCTGATTGAGGAACGGGTGCGGTTGTCTGTTTGGGGTGAAGAAGATGCCTAAAATATCTGAAATATTGGCCAAGGCTGTGGCAGGAGAAAGGTTAAGTGTGGCAGAGGGCGTTGCCCTCTTAAATTCTTCTGATCTGCTTGCCCTGGGGGCAGCGGCGGATGCCGTCAGGCAAA from Desulforamulus hydrothermalis Lam5 = DSM 18033 includes the following:
- a CDS encoding UbiA-like polyprenyltransferase, giving the protein MASKLKIFLQMIKFEHTVFALPFAYIGALLTEQRIPAPHHIIWITLAMVGARTAAMSFNRLVDRRIDAKNPRTAGRALPRGLLGVTEVWIYILLSFGLLAVSAYNLSPLAFKLFPVAVFALSFYSYTKRFTWTCHFWCGIALGLAPLGAWVAITDSFHPAPILLGIGVLLWVAGFDIIYACDDYDFDRREGIFSIPARFGIKNALRISTIVHVLAPLCFLAVGLLLNLGLFYFMGVVIACGLLAYQHILVTPEDLSRTGVAFFQLNGTLSVMMFICTVADILLP
- the mqnE gene encoding aminofutalosine synthase MqnE, with product MHTFLANHELADIEAKVTAGERLSREDGIRLYRSPDLLFIGYLANLVRTRKNGNKTYFNVNRHINHTNVCKNLCQLCAFGRKAEDPGAYTLSLDEVEAKARECHGLKISEIHIVGGLNPELKLDYYLAMLRRVRTAAPNAAIKAFTAVEIDYLATLHNMSLTDVIKALREAGLDSLPGGGAEIFAQRVRDIICSQKISARRWLEVHAAAHGLGMKTNATMLYGHVETIEERIDHLIQLRLLQDRTGGFLAFIPLAFHPRNTALADHNLSLTTGFDDLKTLAIARLMLDNFDHIKAYWVMLGPKIAQVALHFGADDLDGTVVEEKIVHEAGAATAQMMAKSRLINLIKSAGKEPVERDTLYNVIEEGF
- a CDS encoding menaquinone biosynthetic enzyme MqnA/MqnD family protein, whose translation is MARIRLGQVDYLNTLPVFHAFEEGLLPFNGELVKGPPTMLNQMLSAGRLEVASISSVEYARHIDKYMILPRLSVSADGPVKSILLFSHNSVTELDGKKVCLTSSSATAVALLKVLFDHYYHVEANFVTMPPNLDNMMAEGDAALLIGDDAMRAHLRVVQEQLPYHVTDLGEVWKQFTGERMVYALWIVRKDFAREYPAEVQALCGMLAEAKRIAGENMPALLEKSRRRTGMPLEYLEEYFKTINNEFEADHRRALLTYYDYCYKSGLIEERVRLSVWGEEDA